A window of Juglans regia cultivar Chandler chromosome 7, Walnut 2.0, whole genome shotgun sequence contains these coding sequences:
- the LOC109007682 gene encoding putative UPF0481 protein At3g02645, producing the protein MSRETLSTRIKEFEGKHARLTRNANECCMYKVHEQLRNVNEKAYKPVLVAIGPYNDQSKVGQGFMEMHKLRYLHQMLKRTKGSVETYIATLNELEERARNCYGEHISHTPEEFVEMMVLDGCFIIELFHKYEIYRKTGDYHEDDPIFQMWWVRSRIACDLLLFENQLPFFVLDKLFGMSESNNTILHNRSKKLGEHVVDIDEEKDGITIESSTSTALVIQARLNDLALNFFSCFLPFEWNVDASSYNSTEKIKHLLCLDHEALTPSLLDMVHQRLMVGFRIKNAEFEHLLGLIHATISISLLDTEIDHARERQKARVKLKNAEIFKCLFGLIREAIIPLLAKMENMRKTIPYTRKFQKPRFQVIMVEIENEDWESIPFGSEFQEAGVEFNMAKKFKDGLFEILSWTTIPYAIELQEAGIEFDKAKKFKDLLAYRNRNEDQKSKPWETVQKLKRLLCLDKIENWKSVPYGKELQEAGVEFNKAKKFKRLLALRDIEARNIHGATELEEAGIKFKKVEKSNVFSIKFNNGLMEISPLSIQDQTETYLRNLIAYEQYCHPPYEVNYVYNYVCFMDHLINTLKDVELLRRRGIIHNNLGDDETISTMVNKLGHYVGFSTNIYARTIMDVNMHCRRRRNVWMAKLRRDYFNSPWAWISFLAAFLLLALTIVQTIFSIIP; encoded by the coding sequence ATGAGCAGGGAGACACTGTCCACTCGTATTAAGGAATTTGAGGGAAAGCATGCTAGGTTGACTAGAAATGCTAACGAGTGTTGTATGTATAAAGTGCATGAGCAATTACGTAACGTAAACGAGAAGGCATATAAGCCTGTGCTGGTTGCCATTGGTCCTTACAACGATCAAAGCAAGGTTGGCCAGGGGTTTATGGAAATGCATAAATTGCGATATCTCCATCAAATGCTTAAAAGAACGAAAGGAAGTGTAGAAACATACATTGCCACCTTAAATGAATTGGAAGAAAGAGCTCGTAATTGCTATGGAGAACACATTAGCCACACCCCAGAGGAGTTTGTAGAAATGATGGTACTTGATGGGTGTTTCATTATTGAGTTGTTCCACAAGTATGAAATCTACAGGAAAACAGGAGATTATCATGAAGATGACCCAATCTTTCAAATGTGGTGGGTGCGCTCTAGAATAGCTTGTGATCTactgttatttgaaaatcaacttccatTCTTTGTTTTGGATAAATTGTTCGGAATGAGTGAGAGTAACAACACAATACTTCATAACAGATCCAAAAAGTTAGGAGAACACGTTGTCGATATTGATGAGGAGAAAGATGGAATTACTATTGAAAGCTCAACCTCCACAGCTCTGGTTATCCAGGCACGACTAAATGATCTTGccctcaattttttctcttgctttttaCCATTTGAATGGAATGTTGATGCATCAAGTTATAATTCAACCGAAAAGATTAAGCATCTACTTTGTTTGGACCATGAAGCTCTCACCCCTTCACTTCTAGACATGGTACATCAACGTTTAATGGTCGGGTTCAGAATCAAGAATGCAGAGTTTGAGCATCTCCTTGGTCTCATACATGCAACAATTAGTATTTCATTACTTGATACAGAAATAGATCATGCTAGAGAACGTCAAAAGGCAAGAGTCAAACTCAAGAATGCAGAGATATTTAAGTGCCTATTTGGGCTGATTCGTGAAGCTATCATTCCATTACTTGCAAAAATGGAAAACATGAGGAAGACAATTCCGTACACCCGCAAATTTCAGAAACCTAGATTCCAAGTCATTATGGTAGAGATTGAAAATGAAGACTGGGAATCAATTCCGTTTGGCTCAGAGTTTCAAGAGGCTGGAGTTGAATTCAATATGGCAAAGAAATTTAAGGATGgtctatttgagattttgagCTGGACAACAATACCTTATGCCATTGAACTTCAAGAGGCTGGAATTGAATTCGACAAAGCAAAGAAATTTAAGGATCTACTTGCTTATCGAAATAGGAATGAAGACCAAAAGTCAAAACCGTGGGAAACAGTACAGAAATTGAAGCGTCTACTTTGTCTGGACAAGATTGAAAATTGGAAGTCAGTACCTTACGGCAAAGAGCTTCAGGAAGCTGGAGTCGAATTCAACAAGGCAAAGAAATTTAAGCGTCTACTTGCTCTTAGAGATATTGAAGCTAGGAACATACATGGTGCCACAGAGCTTGAAGAGGCTGGAATCAAATTCAAGAAGGTAGAGAAATCTAATGTGTTTTCCATAAAGTTCAACAATGGGCTAATGGAGATTTCACCTTTGAGCATACAAGATCAGACAGAGACTTACTTACGAAATCTAATTGCATATGAGCAATACTGTCATCCACCCTACGAAGTGAATTACGTCTACAACTATGTGTGCTTCATGGATCATCTCATTAACACTCTAAAGGATGTTGAGTTACTTCGTCGAAGAGGAATTATCCATAATAATTTGGGTGATGATGAAACTATTTCCACCATGGTTAACAAGCTTGGTCACTATGTCGGTTTTTCAACCAACATTTATGCTAGAACTATCATGGATGTGAACATGCATTGTAGGAGACGCAGGAATGTATGGATGGCAAAATTAAGGCGTGATTATTTCAACAGTCCTTGGGCATGGATTTCATTTTTGGCTGCTTTCTTATTGCTTGCACTTACAATTGTACAAAccatattttctattattccGTAA